Proteins found in one Anopheles aquasalis chromosome 3, idAnoAquaMG_Q_19, whole genome shotgun sequence genomic segment:
- the LOC126579017 gene encoding peritrophin-44-like: protein MVRHVFMVFALSTLASCCVYGQSLCEGIRFATFADPGDCRQYVVCSQGQASVQRCPTRFVFHPTVLFCVKESQYDCAHVTTPTPEPGSTDSTEPVTIEGTTEEVSGCQQTRPNWESFFCVDAWRTFVANPTNCTQYIDCASNPPTSNHCPEGTIFNDIYQDCHPEDEDRECELATVNPQYCADRADGSYPHPFQCNRFITCVRRVVRIETCPPFFVFDATANRCVTGNPVNCSSLFP from the coding sequence ATGGTCCGACACGTGTTCATGGTTTTCGCGCTCAGCACGCTGGCTTCGTGCTGCGTCTACGGACAGTCTCTTTGCGAGGGAATTCGATTCGCAACCTTCGCCGACCCCGGTGATTGCCGACAGTATGTGGTTTGCTCGCAAGGACAAGCGAGCGTTCAACGCTGTCCGACGAGATTCGTCTTCCATCCGACCGTTCTGTTCTGCGTGAAAGAATCACAGTACGATTGTGCTCACGTGACAACGCCTACCCCGGAACCGGGATCGACTGACTCCACTGAGCCCGTGACGATCGAGGGCACGACGGAGGAGGTGTCTGGTTGTCAGCAAACGCGACCCAACTGGGAGTCATTCTTCTGTGTGGATGCTTGGCGCACCTTTGTCGCCAATCCGACGAACTGCACCCAGTACATCGATTGTGCTTCCAACCCTCCGACCAGCAACCATTGTCCGGAAGGAACGATCTTCAACGATATTTACCAAGACTGCCATCCGGAGGATGAGGATCGTGAGTGTGAATTGGCCACCGTAAACCCACAGTACTGCGCCGATCGTGCCGATGGCAGCTATCCACACCCGTTCCAGTGCAATCGTTTCATCACGTGCGTCCGGCGTGTGGTCCGAATCGAAACCTGTCCGCCATTCTTCGTGTTTGATGCAACCGCAAACCGCTGCGTCACGGGCAATCCAGTTAACTGTTCCAGTCTGTTTCCGTGA
- the LOC126579018 gene encoding uncharacterized protein LOC126579018: protein MAMRLSVICAWLSLLTLAATLSGALVRGESYAKLIISETVPRERSFFRWLIFGDSVCTTPATTKTEPQESTMLDSPYLTLALKLTLMAILCYTL from the exons ATGGCTATGCGCCTGTCAGTGATCTGCGCGTGGCTCAGCCTTTTAACGTTGGCCGCGACATTGAGCGGTGCACTCGTACGGGGTGAGTCGTACGCTAAGCTGATCATCTCCGAGACAGTTCCACGGGAACGAAGCTTCTTCCGGTGGTTAATCTTTGGCGACTCGGTGTG CACAACACCAGCTACAACGAAAACTGAGCCGCAGGAGAGTACAATGTTAGACTCGCCCTACCTGACGCTGGCTCTCAAACTGACGCTCATGGCGATATTGTGCTACACCCTTTGA
- the LOC126579010 gene encoding uncharacterized protein LOC126579010, whose translation MKFLLAIVATVLVLASVVSGISLNEVEPQHGSNSSESSSQEDSPNVCEGLLIGILKHPSSCFKYISCYLETATEQTCPPDTIFDLQEITCVPGNQRTCRKEGEEVPLPGDMCRGIILGTMAHPEDCAKYVSCFLGRARERSCRRGFVFSERLMICLPGDLNSCQVTLVPTTTTIAPEDVRPIPLDYCRSNNVSVGLLPHPQFCTRYVACALWIPIERECDRFQVFSERLSMCLPGNVNRCRPIFGLKDAEIEA comes from the coding sequence atgaaGTTTCTTTTGGCAATTGTCGCCACGGTGCTAGTGCTAGCGAGCGTTGTTAGTGGTATCTCGCTGAACGAAGTGGAACCACAACATGGTTCAAACAGCTCTGAAAGCAGTTCACAAGAAGACAGCCCGAATGTGTGCGAAGGATTGCTCATCGGCATCCTGAAGCATCCGTCGAGCTGCTTCAAGTACATTTCCTGCTACCTCGAAACGGCCACCGAGCAGACCTGTCCACCGGATACGATCTTCGACCTTCAAGAGATCACCTGCGTCCCCGGAAACCAGCGTACGTGTCGCAAGGAGGGGGAAGAGGTCCCACTGCCGGGTGATATGTGTCGTGGCATCATTCTCGGAACGATGGCACACCCAGAGGATTGCGCAAAGTATGTGAGCTGCTTCCTTGGCCGCGCACGTGAACGCTCCTGTCGTCGTGGATTCGTGTTCTCCGAGCGTCTGATGATCTGTTTGCCCGGAGATCTGAACTCGTGCCAGGTGACGCTAGTGCCAACGACCACAACGATCGCTCCGGAAGATGTGCGTCCCATTCCACTCGATTACTGTCGCAGTAACAATGTGTCCGTTGGGCTGCTACCGCATCCGCAGTTCTGCACCCGTTATGTCGCTTGCGCCCTTTGGATCCCGATCGAGCGGGAGTGTGATCGGTTCCAGGTATTCAGCGAGCGACTCTCGATGTGTCTGCCTGGGAATGTGAATCGGTGTCGCCCCATATTTGGACTGAAGGACGCGGAAATTGAAGCCTAA
- the LOC126579015 gene encoding multiple epidermal growth factor-like domains protein 11, whose translation MILKKSSAIGAAPLLLLLLVLAVTPSRGQLIPVPEAVNDPVAESVCFGVNAGIFPHPDPALCHVYISCTFERPIVYQCAAGLVFEASSLRCVPGDREQCGDRSEPEWTAKCAAFSYAFFPDPNECWKFVFCVLGTPNAYTCRAGEVWSQQHGACMAGNRETCEVFDISNICRGQPDGLQPHPESCTQFVRCTDGVASGEYCPTGEVFTGQECVIGNTDTCEAESDVCRGVAANDLRPHPNECHLFVFCSPQTGPTVLICPPNEIFRPDIRFCVPGDRATCEYSGVDTACVGRPSGVVPHPTSCEMYLECSGGVSIIRLCLAGTIFNPQTGTCAIGDSQTCLVTEGLCTGLRDGLVLEHPFYCGMFLLCQGGQAQIHDCPPGEILRVESQFCVPGDLATCERFPLETMCTGRDGGFLLPHPTDCALFVWCVQGQAEVHNCQTGHIFDAPTQTCKPGNAQDCTPLTGVCSGLPEQTVLPHPDRCDYFIWCINEQPSINPCPQGQILRPEAEFCVPGNPETCAFDNLEDMCLGQPNYTLFPHPSQCFLRVVCMDGVSTVQSCPTGSVYHAPSRACLPGNPSTCEVYNNICVNQPTGPIPNPSTCVNYIHCEADRPFLSECSNGLIFDPEAGRCRVGNTETCEVHDPMCTGVLSGTFLEHPNLCNLYVWCLNDESFVVPCADGLIFNENAQTCVPGNANTCLPHPVETMCEGAQSGIGFPHPDGGCTEFILCTSGQPTVTACTVGFIFHPQSQSCQPGNTVTCELIDGVCANRPDQWVIEHPNLCSHFIWCIGGGVQIHPCPDREILRPDAQFCVPGDASSCVFDPVERMCEGRSDGLVYPHPTDCRQSVRCSGGVSIVETCRPGTIYRAATQSCVAGNGNTCEFLDGFCVGRPDAVLPHPEGCALFLMCTSGVTTALQCPEGEILHPEHLVCVAGNAEDCSLSPVTTEPPIISVCEGRPDGNYTHPLLCYLFIRCTAGVTEIMTCPPNHIFLGALRDCAPGDQSTCIPF comes from the coding sequence atgattttaaagaAAAGCTCCGCCATAGGGGCGGCCcctttgttgctgctgctgctggtgctggcagtgACTCCATCCCGTGGACAATTGATTCCCGTGCCAGAGGCCGTTAATGATCCTGTCGCCGAATCGGTATGCTTCGGTGTGAATGCCGGCATTTTCCCGCATCCCGATCCAGCGCTATGCCATGTCTACATCTCCTGCACCTTCGAGAGGCCCATCGTTTATCAGTGTGCTGCGGGGCTAGTGTTTGAGGCGAGCTCGCTGCGTTGTGTGCCGGGCGATCGAGAGCAGTGTGGTGATCGCAGCGAGCCCGAGTGGACGGCCAAATGTGCCGCCTTCTCGTACGCCTTCTTCCCCGATCCCAACGAGTGCTGgaagtttgtgttttgtgtgcttggAACGCCGAATGCTTACACTTGCCGCGCTGGTGAGGTCTGGTCTCAGCAGCATGGAGCTTGTATGGCTGGCAATCGTGAAACCTGCGAAGTGTTTGACATCAGCAACATCTGCCGCGGACAACCAGACGGATTGCAACCACATCCCGAAAGCTGCACACAGTTTGTTCGCTGTACGGATGGTGTGGCGTCGGGCGAGTACTGTCCAACGGGAGAGGTATTCACGGGTCAGGAGTGTGTCATCGGTAATACGGATACGTGCGAAGCGGAATCGGATGTTTGCCGTGGTGTAGCAGCGAACGATTTGCGGCCACATCCGAACGAATGTCATCTGTTTGTCTTCTGCTCCCCACAAACTGGACCGACGGTGTTGATCTGTCCACCGAACGAGATCTTCCGGCCAGACATTCGCTTCTGTGTGCCCGGTGATCGTGCAACTTGCGAGTACAGTGGAGTGGATACGGCTTGCGTTGGCCGTCCATCGGGAGTCGTTCCACATCCGACCTCCTGCGAGATGTACCTCGAGTGCAGTGGTGGCGTATCGATCATACGTTTATGCCTCGCCGGAACCATCTTCAATCCTCAAACGGGAACGTGCGCCATTGGCGATTCGCAGACCTGTCTAGTGACCGAAGGACTCTGCACTGGTCTGCGCGATGGGTTAGTGCTCGAGCATCCTTTCTACTGTGGCATGTTCCTGTTATGTCAGGGAGGACAGGCACAGATTCACGACTGTCCACCGGGAGAAATCCTGCGAGTCGAGTCACAGTTCTGCGTCCCCGGTGATCTAGCAACCTGCGAGCGATTCCCACTGGAGACAATGTGTACGGGAAGGGACGGAGGATTCCTGTTGCCTCATCCAACCGATTGTgctctgtttgtttggtgtgtgCAAGGACAGGCCGAAGTGCATAACTGCCAAACAGGACACATCTTTGATGCTCCAACGCAAACTTGCAAACCAGGAAATGCCCAGGACTGTACGCCACTGACGGGAGTGTGTAGTGGACTGCCCGAACAAACGGTTCTACCACATCCGGACCGTTGTGACTATTTCATATGGTGTATCAATGAACAACCTTCGATTAATCCATGCCCTCAAGGGCAAATACTTCGTCCAGAAGCTGAGTTTTGTGTGCCTGGTAATCCCGAAACCTGCGCCTTTGACAACCTCGAGGACATGTGCCTTGGACAACCCAACTATACGCTGTTCCCCCATCCATCGCAGTGTTTCTTGAGGGTCGTCTGCATGGATGGAGTGTCGACCGTGCAAAGTTGTCCCACCGGAAGCGTATACCATGCACCGTCAAGAGCTTGTTTGCCCGGTAATCCGTCTACTTGCGAAGTGTACAACAACATTTGCGTTAATCAACCTACGGGACCGATCCCGAACCCGTCGACCTGCGTTAACTACATTCACTGCGAAGCAGACCGACCATTCCTGTCAGAGTGCTCCAATGGCCTCATATTCGATCCTGAGGCCGGCCGGTGTCGAGTGGGAAATACGGAAACGTGCGAAGTACACGATCCCATGTGCACCGGTGTGTTATCGGGGACGTTCTTGGAGCATCCCAACCTGTGCAACCTGTACGTTTGGTGCTTAAACGATGAGTCGTTTGTAGTCCCGTGCGCCGATGGACTCATCTTCAACGAAAACGCTCAAACCTGCGTCCCGGGAAATGCCAACACCTGTCTTCCGCATCCGGTGGAAACGATGTGCGAAGGAGCTCAGAGTGGAATCGGATTTCCGCATCCCGATGGTGGATGCACGGAATTTATTCTCTGTACCAGTGGCCAACCGACGGTAACGGCTTGCACGGTCGGattcattttccatcctcAATCGCAGTCCTGCCAACCGGGCAATACGGTCACCTGCGAGCTGATCGATGGTGTGTGCGCCAATCGACCGGATCAGTGGGTCATTGAGCATCCCAATCTCTGCAGTCACTTTATCTGGTGCATCGGTGGTGGAGTGCAGATTCACCCGTGTCCGGATCGCGAGATCCTTCGTCCTGATGCTCAGTTCTGCGTTCCGGGTGATGCCAGCAGCTGTGTCTTTGATCCAGTGGAGCGTATGTGTGAAGGACGCAGCGATGGCTTGGTTTATCCTCATCCAACGGATTGTCGTCAATCGGTTCGGTGCTCGGGAGGTGTTTCCATTGTCGAAACTTGTCGCCCCGGAACGATCTATCGTGCCGCGACTCAATCGTGTGTCGCTGGCAATGGCAATACGTGCGAGTTCCTCGATGGCTTCTGTGTCGGTCGTCCGGATGCAGTGTTGCCTCATCCGGAAGGTTGCGCACTGTTCCTTATGTGCACTTCCGGCGTCACCACGGCGCTCCAGTGTCCGGAAGGGGAAATTCTGCATCCCGAGCATCTGGTTTGTGTGGCCGGTAACGCTGAGGACTGTTCGCTCTCACCGGTCACCACCGAGCCGCCCATCATCTCCGTCTGCGAGGGGCGACCGGACGGAAACTACACGCATCCACTGCTGTGCTATCTGTTTATCCGTTGCACGGCCGGTGTGACCGAGATTATGACCTGTCCCCCGAACCACATCTTCCTGGGTGCCCTACGCGATTGTGCACCTGGTGATCAGAGCACCTGTATTCCCTTCTGA